From Pararge aegeria chromosome 9, ilParAegt1.1, whole genome shotgun sequence, the proteins below share one genomic window:
- the LOC120626520 gene encoding poly(rC)-binding protein 3 isoform X5, which yields MDLEKAPALHEEDSKVTLTIRLIMQGKEVGSIIGKKGEIVKRFREESGAKINISDGSCPERIVTVTGNTTAIFKAFTLICKKFEEWCSQFNESGGGGSRAPITLRLIVPASQCGSLIGKGGSKIKEIRDVTGANIQVASEMLPNSTERAVTISGTCDAITQCIYHICCVMLESPPKGATIPYRPKPNVAGPVILAGGQAYTIQGNYAVPAQDAVCAPVFPVLEMKPPLVGALPPAHLLPPLHEHHLMGGLAKSPLAGLAALGLGGLGPASTGGLNPAVCALPALAALAGSQLRTSNQTRNQPAANQQSHEMTVPNELIGCIIGKGGTKIAEIRQISGAMIRISNCEEREGGSTDRTITITGNPDSVALAQYLINMRITMETAGLPLPGYHYIAPNHIVKAPIH from the exons ATGGATCTGGAGAAAGCCCCCGCTCTCCATGAAGAGGACTCAAAAGTCACCCTCACAATCAGACTGATTATGCAGGGGAAG gaAGTTGGCAGTATTATTGGCAAAAAAGGAGAGATTGTTAAAAGATTTAGAGAAGAg tCTGGAGCAAAAATCAACATATCAGATGGCTCATGTCCAGAGCGTATTGTCACTGTCACTGGCAACACGACCGCTATATTCAAAGCCTTCACACTCATCTGCAAGAAATTTGAAGAG TGGTGCTCACAGTTCAATGAAAGTGGCGGCGGCGGGTCCCGAGCACCCATCACACTGCGGCTCATCGTGCCGGCATCGCAATGCGGTTCACTCATCGGCAAAGGCGGCTCCAAGATCAAAGAGATCAGAGACGTCACCGGAGCCAATATACAG GTAGCGAGTGAAATGTTGCCGAACTCAACTGAACGAGCTGTTACAATCAGCGGGACATGCGACGCCATTACACAGTGCATTTACCACATCTGCTGCGTTATGCTAGAA AGTCCACCAAAGGGAGCGACGATCCCATACAGACCTAAACCAAATGTGGCAGGACCAGTCATTCTCGCTGGTGGTCAGGCATACACCATTCAAGGAAACTACGCTGTTCCGGCACAAGAT GCGGTGTGCGCGCCCGTGTTCCCCGTGCTGGAGATGAAGCCGCCCCTGGTGGGTGCGCTGCCGCCCGCGCACCTGTTGCCGCCGCTGCACGAACACCACCTT ATGGGTGGGTTAGCTAAGTCGCCGTTAGCGGGATTAGCCGCGCTCGGCCTAGGAGGCCTTGGACCTGCAAGTACCGGCGGTCTTAATCCAGCAG TGTGCGCTCTCCCAGCGTTGGCGGCCTTGGCTGGCTCGCAGCTTCGCACGTCCAACCAGACGCGCAACCAGCCCGCCGCTAACCAGCAGTCGCACGAGATGACCGTACCCAACGAGCTCATTGGCTGCATTATCGGCAAG GGCGGCACTAAAATCGCGGAGATCCGTCAGATATCGGGTGCAATGATCCGGATATCAAATTGTGAGGAGCGCGAAGGCGGCAGCACTGACCGTACGATCACCATCACTGGCAACCCTGACTCCGTGGCCCTGGCTCAATATCTCATCAACATGAG
- the LOC120626520 gene encoding poly(rC)-binding protein 3 isoform X6, with translation MDLEKAPALHEEDSKVTLTIRLIMQGKEVGSIIGKKGEIVKRFREESGAKINISDGSCPERIVTVTGNTTAIFKAFTLICKKFEEWCSQFNESGGGGSRAPITLRLIVPASQCGSLIGKGGSKIKEIRDVTGANIQVASEMLPNSTERAVTISGTCDAITQCIYHICCVMLESPPKGATIPYRPKPNVAGPVILAGGQAYTIQGNYAVPAQDAVCAPVFPVLEMKPPLVGALPPAHLLPPLHEHHLMGGLAKSPLAGLAALGLGGLGPASTGGLNPAALAALAGSQLRTSNQTRNQPAANQQSHEMTVPNELIGCIIGKGGTKIAEIRQISGAMIRISNCEEREGGSTDRTITITGNPDSVALAQYLINMRITMETAGLPLPGYHYIAPNHIVKAPIH, from the exons ATGGATCTGGAGAAAGCCCCCGCTCTCCATGAAGAGGACTCAAAAGTCACCCTCACAATCAGACTGATTATGCAGGGGAAG gaAGTTGGCAGTATTATTGGCAAAAAAGGAGAGATTGTTAAAAGATTTAGAGAAGAg tCTGGAGCAAAAATCAACATATCAGATGGCTCATGTCCAGAGCGTATTGTCACTGTCACTGGCAACACGACCGCTATATTCAAAGCCTTCACACTCATCTGCAAGAAATTTGAAGAG TGGTGCTCACAGTTCAATGAAAGTGGCGGCGGCGGGTCCCGAGCACCCATCACACTGCGGCTCATCGTGCCGGCATCGCAATGCGGTTCACTCATCGGCAAAGGCGGCTCCAAGATCAAAGAGATCAGAGACGTCACCGGAGCCAATATACAG GTAGCGAGTGAAATGTTGCCGAACTCAACTGAACGAGCTGTTACAATCAGCGGGACATGCGACGCCATTACACAGTGCATTTACCACATCTGCTGCGTTATGCTAGAA AGTCCACCAAAGGGAGCGACGATCCCATACAGACCTAAACCAAATGTGGCAGGACCAGTCATTCTCGCTGGTGGTCAGGCATACACCATTCAAGGAAACTACGCTGTTCCGGCACAAGAT GCGGTGTGCGCGCCCGTGTTCCCCGTGCTGGAGATGAAGCCGCCCCTGGTGGGTGCGCTGCCGCCCGCGCACCTGTTGCCGCCGCTGCACGAACACCACCTT ATGGGTGGGTTAGCTAAGTCGCCGTTAGCGGGATTAGCCGCGCTCGGCCTAGGAGGCCTTGGACCTGCAAGTACCGGCGGTCTTAATCCAGCAG CGTTGGCGGCCTTGGCTGGCTCGCAGCTTCGCACGTCCAACCAGACGCGCAACCAGCCCGCCGCTAACCAGCAGTCGCACGAGATGACCGTACCCAACGAGCTCATTGGCTGCATTATCGGCAAG GGCGGCACTAAAATCGCGGAGATCCGTCAGATATCGGGTGCAATGATCCGGATATCAAATTGTGAGGAGCGCGAAGGCGGCAGCACTGACCGTACGATCACCATCACTGGCAACCCTGACTCCGTGGCCCTGGCTCAATATCTCATCAACATGAG
- the LOC120626520 gene encoding poly(rC)-binding protein 3 isoform X1, translating into MDLEKAPALHEEDSKVTLTIRLIMQGKEVGSIIGKKGEIVKRFREESGAKINISDGSCPERIVTVTGNTTAIFKAFTLICKKFEEWCSQFNESGGGGSRAPITLRLIVPASQCGSLIGKGGSKIKEIRDVTGANIQVASEMLPNSTERAVTISGTCDAITQCIYHICCVMLESPPKGATIPYRPKPNVAGPVILAGGQAYTIQGNYAVPAQDAVCAPVFPVLEMKPPLVGALPPAHLLPPLHEHHLMGGLAKSPLAGLAALGLGGLGPASTGGLNPAVCALPALAALAGSQLRTSNQTRNQPAANQQSHEMTVPNELIGCIIGKGGTKIAEIRQISGAMIRISNCEEREGGSTDRTITITGNPDSVALAQYLINMSVELQKANLEGNASGAGGSSSSPLASAIPIAQLLSKSGALGALSSLSALGGLTDLLAGAASPPVQTTGVHRSHKFSTRRNDDDPPSKSSKERNKYNPY; encoded by the exons ATGGATCTGGAGAAAGCCCCCGCTCTCCATGAAGAGGACTCAAAAGTCACCCTCACAATCAGACTGATTATGCAGGGGAAG gaAGTTGGCAGTATTATTGGCAAAAAAGGAGAGATTGTTAAAAGATTTAGAGAAGAg tCTGGAGCAAAAATCAACATATCAGATGGCTCATGTCCAGAGCGTATTGTCACTGTCACTGGCAACACGACCGCTATATTCAAAGCCTTCACACTCATCTGCAAGAAATTTGAAGAG TGGTGCTCACAGTTCAATGAAAGTGGCGGCGGCGGGTCCCGAGCACCCATCACACTGCGGCTCATCGTGCCGGCATCGCAATGCGGTTCACTCATCGGCAAAGGCGGCTCCAAGATCAAAGAGATCAGAGACGTCACCGGAGCCAATATACAG GTAGCGAGTGAAATGTTGCCGAACTCAACTGAACGAGCTGTTACAATCAGCGGGACATGCGACGCCATTACACAGTGCATTTACCACATCTGCTGCGTTATGCTAGAA AGTCCACCAAAGGGAGCGACGATCCCATACAGACCTAAACCAAATGTGGCAGGACCAGTCATTCTCGCTGGTGGTCAGGCATACACCATTCAAGGAAACTACGCTGTTCCGGCACAAGAT GCGGTGTGCGCGCCCGTGTTCCCCGTGCTGGAGATGAAGCCGCCCCTGGTGGGTGCGCTGCCGCCCGCGCACCTGTTGCCGCCGCTGCACGAACACCACCTT ATGGGTGGGTTAGCTAAGTCGCCGTTAGCGGGATTAGCCGCGCTCGGCCTAGGAGGCCTTGGACCTGCAAGTACCGGCGGTCTTAATCCAGCAG TGTGCGCTCTCCCAGCGTTGGCGGCCTTGGCTGGCTCGCAGCTTCGCACGTCCAACCAGACGCGCAACCAGCCCGCCGCTAACCAGCAGTCGCACGAGATGACCGTACCCAACGAGCTCATTGGCTGCATTATCGGCAAG GGCGGCACTAAAATCGCGGAGATCCGTCAGATATCGGGTGCAATGATCCGGATATCAAATTGTGAGGAGCGCGAAGGCGGCAGCACTGACCGTACGATCACCATCACTGGCAACCCTGACTCCGTGGCCCTGGCTCAATATCTCATCAACATGAG TGTGGAGCTTCAGAAGGCGAATCTGGAGGGTAACGCGTCTGGTGCGGGCGGAAGCAGCAGTAGTCCGCTGGCATCTGCCATCCCCATTGCGCAACTGCTCAGCAAGAGTGGCGCGCTAGGTGCTCTCAGCTCCCTGTCCGCACTGGGGGGTCTGACCGACCTGCTGGCAGGTGCCGCTAGCCCGCCCGTACAGACCACCGGCGTGCACCGCTCGCACAAGTTCTCCACGCGCCGCAACGACGACGACCCGCCTTCCAAGAGCTCCAAGGAGCGCAACAAATACAATCCCT
- the LOC120626520 gene encoding poly(rC)-binding protein 3 isoform X2 yields MDLEKAPALHEEDSKVTLTIRLIMQGKEVGSIIGKKGEIVKRFREESGAKINISDGSCPERIVTVTGNTTAIFKAFTLICKKFEEWCSQFNESGGGGSRAPITLRLIVPASQCGSLIGKGGSKIKEIRDVTGANIQVASEMLPNSTERAVTISGTCDAITQCIYHICCVMLESPPKGATIPYRPKPNVAGPVILAGGQAYTIQGNYAVPAQDAVCAPVFPVLEMKPPLVGALPPAHLLPPLHEHHLMGGLAKSPLAGLAALGLGGLGPASTGGLNPAALAALAGSQLRTSNQTRNQPAANQQSHEMTVPNELIGCIIGKGGTKIAEIRQISGAMIRISNCEEREGGSTDRTITITGNPDSVALAQYLINMSVELQKANLEGNASGAGGSSSSPLASAIPIAQLLSKSGALGALSSLSALGGLTDLLAGAASPPVQTTGVHRSHKFSTRRNDDDPPSKSSKERNKYNPY; encoded by the exons ATGGATCTGGAGAAAGCCCCCGCTCTCCATGAAGAGGACTCAAAAGTCACCCTCACAATCAGACTGATTATGCAGGGGAAG gaAGTTGGCAGTATTATTGGCAAAAAAGGAGAGATTGTTAAAAGATTTAGAGAAGAg tCTGGAGCAAAAATCAACATATCAGATGGCTCATGTCCAGAGCGTATTGTCACTGTCACTGGCAACACGACCGCTATATTCAAAGCCTTCACACTCATCTGCAAGAAATTTGAAGAG TGGTGCTCACAGTTCAATGAAAGTGGCGGCGGCGGGTCCCGAGCACCCATCACACTGCGGCTCATCGTGCCGGCATCGCAATGCGGTTCACTCATCGGCAAAGGCGGCTCCAAGATCAAAGAGATCAGAGACGTCACCGGAGCCAATATACAG GTAGCGAGTGAAATGTTGCCGAACTCAACTGAACGAGCTGTTACAATCAGCGGGACATGCGACGCCATTACACAGTGCATTTACCACATCTGCTGCGTTATGCTAGAA AGTCCACCAAAGGGAGCGACGATCCCATACAGACCTAAACCAAATGTGGCAGGACCAGTCATTCTCGCTGGTGGTCAGGCATACACCATTCAAGGAAACTACGCTGTTCCGGCACAAGAT GCGGTGTGCGCGCCCGTGTTCCCCGTGCTGGAGATGAAGCCGCCCCTGGTGGGTGCGCTGCCGCCCGCGCACCTGTTGCCGCCGCTGCACGAACACCACCTT ATGGGTGGGTTAGCTAAGTCGCCGTTAGCGGGATTAGCCGCGCTCGGCCTAGGAGGCCTTGGACCTGCAAGTACCGGCGGTCTTAATCCAGCAG CGTTGGCGGCCTTGGCTGGCTCGCAGCTTCGCACGTCCAACCAGACGCGCAACCAGCCCGCCGCTAACCAGCAGTCGCACGAGATGACCGTACCCAACGAGCTCATTGGCTGCATTATCGGCAAG GGCGGCACTAAAATCGCGGAGATCCGTCAGATATCGGGTGCAATGATCCGGATATCAAATTGTGAGGAGCGCGAAGGCGGCAGCACTGACCGTACGATCACCATCACTGGCAACCCTGACTCCGTGGCCCTGGCTCAATATCTCATCAACATGAG TGTGGAGCTTCAGAAGGCGAATCTGGAGGGTAACGCGTCTGGTGCGGGCGGAAGCAGCAGTAGTCCGCTGGCATCTGCCATCCCCATTGCGCAACTGCTCAGCAAGAGTGGCGCGCTAGGTGCTCTCAGCTCCCTGTCCGCACTGGGGGGTCTGACCGACCTGCTGGCAGGTGCCGCTAGCCCGCCCGTACAGACCACCGGCGTGCACCGCTCGCACAAGTTCTCCACGCGCCGCAACGACGACGACCCGCCTTCCAAGAGCTCCAAGGAGCGCAACAAATACAATCCCT
- the LOC120626520 gene encoding poly(rC)-binding protein 3 isoform X4 codes for MDLEKAPALHEEDSKVTLTIRLIMQGKEVGSIIGKKGEIVKRFREESGAKINISDGSCPERIVTVTGNTTAIFKAFTLICKKFEEWCSQFNESGGGGSRAPITLRLIVPASQCGSLIGKGGSKIKEIRDVTGANIQVASEMLPNSTERAVTISGTCDAITQCIYHICCVMLESPPKGATIPYRPKPNVAGPVILAGGQAYTIQGNYAVPAQDMGGLAKSPLAGLAALGLGGLGPASTGGLNPAALAALAGSQLRTSNQTRNQPAANQQSHEMTVPNELIGCIIGKGGTKIAEIRQISGAMIRISNCEEREGGSTDRTITITGNPDSVALAQYLINMSVELQKANLEGNASGAGGSSSSPLASAIPIAQLLSKSGALGALSSLSALGGLTDLLAGAASPPVQTTGVHRSHKFSTRRNDDDPPSKSSKERNKYNPY; via the exons ATGGATCTGGAGAAAGCCCCCGCTCTCCATGAAGAGGACTCAAAAGTCACCCTCACAATCAGACTGATTATGCAGGGGAAG gaAGTTGGCAGTATTATTGGCAAAAAAGGAGAGATTGTTAAAAGATTTAGAGAAGAg tCTGGAGCAAAAATCAACATATCAGATGGCTCATGTCCAGAGCGTATTGTCACTGTCACTGGCAACACGACCGCTATATTCAAAGCCTTCACACTCATCTGCAAGAAATTTGAAGAG TGGTGCTCACAGTTCAATGAAAGTGGCGGCGGCGGGTCCCGAGCACCCATCACACTGCGGCTCATCGTGCCGGCATCGCAATGCGGTTCACTCATCGGCAAAGGCGGCTCCAAGATCAAAGAGATCAGAGACGTCACCGGAGCCAATATACAG GTAGCGAGTGAAATGTTGCCGAACTCAACTGAACGAGCTGTTACAATCAGCGGGACATGCGACGCCATTACACAGTGCATTTACCACATCTGCTGCGTTATGCTAGAA AGTCCACCAAAGGGAGCGACGATCCCATACAGACCTAAACCAAATGTGGCAGGACCAGTCATTCTCGCTGGTGGTCAGGCATACACCATTCAAGGAAACTACGCTGTTCCGGCACAAGAT ATGGGTGGGTTAGCTAAGTCGCCGTTAGCGGGATTAGCCGCGCTCGGCCTAGGAGGCCTTGGACCTGCAAGTACCGGCGGTCTTAATCCAGCAG CGTTGGCGGCCTTGGCTGGCTCGCAGCTTCGCACGTCCAACCAGACGCGCAACCAGCCCGCCGCTAACCAGCAGTCGCACGAGATGACCGTACCCAACGAGCTCATTGGCTGCATTATCGGCAAG GGCGGCACTAAAATCGCGGAGATCCGTCAGATATCGGGTGCAATGATCCGGATATCAAATTGTGAGGAGCGCGAAGGCGGCAGCACTGACCGTACGATCACCATCACTGGCAACCCTGACTCCGTGGCCCTGGCTCAATATCTCATCAACATGAG TGTGGAGCTTCAGAAGGCGAATCTGGAGGGTAACGCGTCTGGTGCGGGCGGAAGCAGCAGTAGTCCGCTGGCATCTGCCATCCCCATTGCGCAACTGCTCAGCAAGAGTGGCGCGCTAGGTGCTCTCAGCTCCCTGTCCGCACTGGGGGGTCTGACCGACCTGCTGGCAGGTGCCGCTAGCCCGCCCGTACAGACCACCGGCGTGCACCGCTCGCACAAGTTCTCCACGCGCCGCAACGACGACGACCCGCCTTCCAAGAGCTCCAAGGAGCGCAACAAATACAATCCCT
- the LOC120626520 gene encoding poly(rC)-binding protein 3 isoform X3, with the protein MDLEKAPALHEEDSKVTLTIRLIMQGKEVGSIIGKKGEIVKRFREESGAKINISDGSCPERIVTVTGNTTAIFKAFTLICKKFEEWCSQFNESGGGGSRAPITLRLIVPASQCGSLIGKGGSKIKEIRDVTGANIQVASEMLPNSTERAVTISGTCDAITQCIYHICCVMLESPPKGATIPYRPKPNVAGPVILAGGQAYTIQGNYAVPAQDMGGLAKSPLAGLAALGLGGLGPASTGGLNPAVCALPALAALAGSQLRTSNQTRNQPAANQQSHEMTVPNELIGCIIGKGGTKIAEIRQISGAMIRISNCEEREGGSTDRTITITGNPDSVALAQYLINMSVELQKANLEGNASGAGGSSSSPLASAIPIAQLLSKSGALGALSSLSALGGLTDLLAGAASPPVQTTGVHRSHKFSTRRNDDDPPSKSSKERNKYNPY; encoded by the exons ATGGATCTGGAGAAAGCCCCCGCTCTCCATGAAGAGGACTCAAAAGTCACCCTCACAATCAGACTGATTATGCAGGGGAAG gaAGTTGGCAGTATTATTGGCAAAAAAGGAGAGATTGTTAAAAGATTTAGAGAAGAg tCTGGAGCAAAAATCAACATATCAGATGGCTCATGTCCAGAGCGTATTGTCACTGTCACTGGCAACACGACCGCTATATTCAAAGCCTTCACACTCATCTGCAAGAAATTTGAAGAG TGGTGCTCACAGTTCAATGAAAGTGGCGGCGGCGGGTCCCGAGCACCCATCACACTGCGGCTCATCGTGCCGGCATCGCAATGCGGTTCACTCATCGGCAAAGGCGGCTCCAAGATCAAAGAGATCAGAGACGTCACCGGAGCCAATATACAG GTAGCGAGTGAAATGTTGCCGAACTCAACTGAACGAGCTGTTACAATCAGCGGGACATGCGACGCCATTACACAGTGCATTTACCACATCTGCTGCGTTATGCTAGAA AGTCCACCAAAGGGAGCGACGATCCCATACAGACCTAAACCAAATGTGGCAGGACCAGTCATTCTCGCTGGTGGTCAGGCATACACCATTCAAGGAAACTACGCTGTTCCGGCACAAGAT ATGGGTGGGTTAGCTAAGTCGCCGTTAGCGGGATTAGCCGCGCTCGGCCTAGGAGGCCTTGGACCTGCAAGTACCGGCGGTCTTAATCCAGCAG TGTGCGCTCTCCCAGCGTTGGCGGCCTTGGCTGGCTCGCAGCTTCGCACGTCCAACCAGACGCGCAACCAGCCCGCCGCTAACCAGCAGTCGCACGAGATGACCGTACCCAACGAGCTCATTGGCTGCATTATCGGCAAG GGCGGCACTAAAATCGCGGAGATCCGTCAGATATCGGGTGCAATGATCCGGATATCAAATTGTGAGGAGCGCGAAGGCGGCAGCACTGACCGTACGATCACCATCACTGGCAACCCTGACTCCGTGGCCCTGGCTCAATATCTCATCAACATGAG TGTGGAGCTTCAGAAGGCGAATCTGGAGGGTAACGCGTCTGGTGCGGGCGGAAGCAGCAGTAGTCCGCTGGCATCTGCCATCCCCATTGCGCAACTGCTCAGCAAGAGTGGCGCGCTAGGTGCTCTCAGCTCCCTGTCCGCACTGGGGGGTCTGACCGACCTGCTGGCAGGTGCCGCTAGCCCGCCCGTACAGACCACCGGCGTGCACCGCTCGCACAAGTTCTCCACGCGCCGCAACGACGACGACCCGCCTTCCAAGAGCTCCAAGGAGCGCAACAAATACAATCCCT
- the LOC120626520 gene encoding poly(rC)-binding protein 3 isoform X7 produces MDLEKAPALHEEDSKVTLTIRLIMQGKEVGSIIGKKGEIVKRFREESGAKINISDGSCPERIVTVTGNTTAIFKAFTLICKKFEEWCSQFNESGGGGSRAPITLRLIVPASQCGSLIGKGGSKIKEIRDVTGANIQVASEMLPNSTERAVTISGTCDAITQCIYHICCVMLESPPKGATIPYRPKPNVAGPVILAGGQAYTIQGNYAVPAQDMGGLAKSPLAGLAALGLGGLGPASTGGLNPAALAALAGSQLRTSNQTRNQPAANQQSHEMTVPNELIGCIIGKGGTKIAEIRQISGAMIRISNCEEREGGSTDRTITITGNPDSVALAQYLINMRITMETAGLPLPGYHYIAPNHIVKAPIH; encoded by the exons ATGGATCTGGAGAAAGCCCCCGCTCTCCATGAAGAGGACTCAAAAGTCACCCTCACAATCAGACTGATTATGCAGGGGAAG gaAGTTGGCAGTATTATTGGCAAAAAAGGAGAGATTGTTAAAAGATTTAGAGAAGAg tCTGGAGCAAAAATCAACATATCAGATGGCTCATGTCCAGAGCGTATTGTCACTGTCACTGGCAACACGACCGCTATATTCAAAGCCTTCACACTCATCTGCAAGAAATTTGAAGAG TGGTGCTCACAGTTCAATGAAAGTGGCGGCGGCGGGTCCCGAGCACCCATCACACTGCGGCTCATCGTGCCGGCATCGCAATGCGGTTCACTCATCGGCAAAGGCGGCTCCAAGATCAAAGAGATCAGAGACGTCACCGGAGCCAATATACAG GTAGCGAGTGAAATGTTGCCGAACTCAACTGAACGAGCTGTTACAATCAGCGGGACATGCGACGCCATTACACAGTGCATTTACCACATCTGCTGCGTTATGCTAGAA AGTCCACCAAAGGGAGCGACGATCCCATACAGACCTAAACCAAATGTGGCAGGACCAGTCATTCTCGCTGGTGGTCAGGCATACACCATTCAAGGAAACTACGCTGTTCCGGCACAAGAT ATGGGTGGGTTAGCTAAGTCGCCGTTAGCGGGATTAGCCGCGCTCGGCCTAGGAGGCCTTGGACCTGCAAGTACCGGCGGTCTTAATCCAGCAG CGTTGGCGGCCTTGGCTGGCTCGCAGCTTCGCACGTCCAACCAGACGCGCAACCAGCCCGCCGCTAACCAGCAGTCGCACGAGATGACCGTACCCAACGAGCTCATTGGCTGCATTATCGGCAAG GGCGGCACTAAAATCGCGGAGATCCGTCAGATATCGGGTGCAATGATCCGGATATCAAATTGTGAGGAGCGCGAAGGCGGCAGCACTGACCGTACGATCACCATCACTGGCAACCCTGACTCCGTGGCCCTGGCTCAATATCTCATCAACATGAG